One window of Suricata suricatta isolate VVHF042 chromosome 6, meerkat_22Aug2017_6uvM2_HiC, whole genome shotgun sequence genomic DNA carries:
- the LOC115294048 gene encoding olfactory receptor 6J1-like, translating to MSYDRYVAICSPLQYPVIMTSSLCVRLVILSWVGSFLLILPSTVLKAGLPYCGPNVIDHFFCDSAPFLHLACADIRIIELLDFLSSLVLLISSLSLTVVSYVYIISTILKIPTGQGQRKAFATCASHFTVVSMGYGISIFVYVRPSQKSSLHLNKILFILSGVVTPLLNPFIFSLRNETMKAALKDSLAKVQSLLGGMRSK from the coding sequence ATGTCCTATGATCGCTATGTGGCCATTTGCAGTCCCCTTCAGTACCCGGTGATTATGACCAGTTCACTGTGTGTGCGTCTTGTTATCCTCTCCTGGGTGGGTAGTTTTCTCCTCATTCTCCCATCCACTGTCCTTAAGGCGGGGCTGCCATACTGTGGCCCCAATGTGATTGATCACTTTTTCTGTGATAGtgctcccttcctccacttgGCCTGTGCTGACATCCGCATCATTGAACTGTTGGACTTCCTCAGCTCCCTTGTTCTGCTCATCAGCTCCCTCTCCCTCACAGTGGTCTCCTATGTTTATATAATCTCCACCATTCTGAAGATACCCACAGGCCAGGGTCAACGCAAAGCCTTTGCCACCTGTGCCTCTCACTTTACTGTCGTTTCCATGGGCTATGGGATCTCCATTTTTGTATATGTCCGCCCCTCCCAGAAGAGCAGCTTGCATCTCAACAAGATCCTCTTTATCCTCTCTGGTGTTGTCACACCCCTCCTGAATCCCTTCATCTTCAGTCTACGGAATGAAACCATGAAAGCTGCACTGAAGGACAGCTTGGCCAAGGTCCAGAGCCTCCTCGGGGGAATGAGGTCCAAGTGA